A stretch of DNA from Candidatus Latescibacter sp.:
CATACGCCGGGACACACGCCTGATTCGATCTGCATTCTGGCCGGAAACGATCTGTTGACCGGAGATACGCTGTTTGTGGGAAAAGTAGGGGGAACAGGATACGGACAGGACGCGCAGGATGAGTACGACAGCCTGCATCGGAAGCTTATGACACTCCCGCCTGATACCCGTATATGGCCAGGACATGATTATGGACTCAGACCTTCTTCCACTATCGGCGAAGAGCTTGAGCAGAACCCGTTCATCCTCAGGGATTCATTCGAGACATTCCTGGAATTAAAAATTGGGTGGGCGGAATACAAGCGGATTCATGGGATAAAGTAAAGAAAAAAGATTGTCTGAACCACTGATTCGTGTGATACATGTGATAAAATATGATGAAAGCGGAATCTTTTATCAGTAGTAATCAGCCCTTTATCACGCGCATCACCGGTTCAACAGTTTTGGAAGGGAATTATATACAGTGTCAGCCGGGGAATAGAGAAGGGATAATAAACTGCACTGCCTTTTATTTAAGTCCGTACTCGTCTATTAATTTAAGTAAACCCTCGCGCCCTATTTTGGATTGATTTGGGCCCAACCATCTTTAACGAGTAATCGTATTAATTCTTTACCCGTTATTGCAGGAAGATCACCCATCAGCAAGAACCTAAAGGTATTAATTGACGATTGAAATATTGATTCGGGTTATAAGTCATGGGAATATTTCGCGGGGGGACATGTTCGTTATAATGAATTTCCACACCATGTTCTTTGAGGAATCTTTCACATTCTCCAACATCCTCAAGAGTATTAAGGTGTAAAAAAACCATTTCGTTCAGGCTTTCTGTAACTTCTTCAAATGTCTCACCATCCGTTGCGGTACCCAATTCCTTACAAACGCCTGTCCACAAATTACCTTCTTTGCGGAACTCCATCGTAAGCTCAATATATCTTTTTTTAGAATGGTGTGTCATTTTATCCTCCTCTTATGCTTATAATCTACTCTTACAACATATTGCTTGTCAAGCATAAGTTGACATAATGTTGAACTTCTGCATTTCCCGGTTATCCGCGCGATGAGACCCTCTTCAGCCATTCGCTGAAATGTCTTCCTTCGAGAAGCTTTGTCACGTGGTGTCACGATTCCGAGTTTTCTGTCACATTCTGTCACGGTGAAGTCACCGGTTGTCACGCTGATTCATCAGCACATTCGAGATAAGGTGCGCAGAGTATGATTTTCAGAAGCATTGCATAACATACGTTATCTTTAAAGAAAGGGTGGACGGAATACAAACGGATTCATGGAATCAAGTAAAGGAGAAGATTGTCTGAACCGGTGATTTGTGTGATGCTTGTGATAAAAGATGATGAAAAGATAAAAGACGAGGGAAAAAGAGGAAAATAAATAGTGATGGATTAGAGGTAATTATACAGTTTCTTCTTTTAAATATATTAAATTTGATATTGTTCTAAAAACTACAACCACTATGTAAATCTCATAACCAGTTGATAATGAAAGAATTACTAATTCAAATACAACTCCCAATTTATGAATAGAACTTGCGAACATTAAACAAAATACAAAAGCAATTAGACTCGACACAATCAATATCGTTGGTTTTTTTATTTTGTTTTTTATTTCTTCGATTTTTTTAAGTATTTCCACCCATTTATTAAAATAGAGTTTGTGTTCTTGCTCTATGTATGTGTTATTATCTATTTTTTTACTTTTATCTTCTAAAATTAAATTATCAAATTCTATGACATATTTCGGATGTGGATACTTATTAGGATTTGATATGAGAAAATTCCTAATCATTTCTACTTTTGACTGCAAAGACTGAATTTTGAAAATAACAAAAATACCTACAAGTGAGATTATAGCTGCATTTGATTGCAAAAGCGCACTAAAAAAATAAAGAGAACTGCTGTCAGAAAAGAGGTTACACATAATCAAACATCCAATTGGGGGTTTTTCTATACTTTTTTTTCTGTGAAATAATGAAAGTTTTCATCGTATTACACTCATGATTTCCCTATCTTATTTTTTTTTGCCAGAAATTAAAAATGGCGAATAAACAAGCAATAATAATTATTAGTCGTAGGAATCCTGGTAACATTATATCTTTTATTACACCAATTAATAATGCTGCTAAAAAAAGCATAAGTATTGTTAAGGATATTCGCTTAATTAGAAGCATAACTCTTCTCCTCTTTAAAAATGTCTCTATTACTTTAATCTGAAGAATTCCTCGGAACTCTGTTCCGGGGTTACTTCTTTGTCTTTTGTTGGTAGAAATTCCAATGGCACAAAGTGCCAGGAAATTGGCGTAATGCCTCGCAGCTCTGCTGCGGGGATAG
This window harbors:
- a CDS encoding MBL fold metallo-hydrolase → HTPGHTPDSICILAGNDLLTGDTLFVGKVGGTGYGQDAQDEYDSLHRKLMTLPPDTRIWPGHDYGLRPSSTIGEELEQNPFILRDSFETFLELKIGWAEYKRIHGIK